In Hyalangium gracile, the following proteins share a genomic window:
- the rpsG gene encoding 30S ribosomal protein S7, with protein sequence MPRRRVVAKRKILPDPKFQDRLVTKFVNDLMRKGKKSIAEGVCYGAFALIEERAKEDPLKTFKKALDNVKPVLEVKSRRVGGATYQVPVEVRQDRRVALGMRWIISYAKARGEKTMQEKLAGEIMDAANNRGNAVKKREDTHKMAEANKAFAHYRW encoded by the coding sequence ATGCCTCGTCGTCGCGTAGTAGCGAAGCGCAAGATTCTGCCGGATCCGAAGTTCCAGGATCGGCTCGTCACCAAGTTCGTCAACGACCTGATGCGCAAGGGGAAGAAGTCCATCGCCGAGGGCGTGTGCTACGGCGCCTTCGCCCTCATCGAGGAGCGTGCGAAGGAGGACCCCCTCAAGACGTTCAAGAAGGCCCTGGACAACGTCAAGCCGGTCCTCGAGGTGAAGAGCCGCCGCGTCGGTGGCGCCACCTACCAGGTTCCCGTCGAGGTCCGTCAGGACCGCCGCGTGGCGCTCGGCATGCGCTGGATCATCTCCTACGCCAAGGCGCGTGGTGAGAAGACCATGCAGGAGAAGCTCGCCGGCGAGATCATGGATGCCGCCAACAACCGCGGCAACGCCGTGAAGAAGCGCGAGGACACGCACAAGATGGCGGAGGCGAACAAGGCCTTCGCGCACTACCGCTGGTAG